From the genome of Motacilla alba alba isolate MOTALB_02 chromosome 13, Motacilla_alba_V1.0_pri, whole genome shotgun sequence, one region includes:
- the SLC25A48 gene encoding solute carrier family 25 member 48 isoform X2, with product MSQRLEAAERGAHGALPAGSRPRGTGMGSVQLQDFVAGLVGGIASVLAGHPLDTVKTRLQAGQGYGNTLKCVLTVYRNESLTGFFKGMSFPLASIGIYSSVVFGVFSNTQRLLSQLRHGDPAAAPSLTDMTLASLVAGVISVGIGTPVELVKIRLQMQTQPYTKANVKLNSTVPGSPVYRGPIHCLRTILQKEGIPGIYRGNVAMLLRDVPGYCAYFIPYAMFCDWITPHGSISPHPFSIWVAGGVAGAVSWAVCTPVDVVKSRIQADGVYSNQYKGTLDCILQSYQNEGLKQDRVECQRSYIRIAFVSNVKKGCVPNNLSPFSDFVC from the exons ATGTCACAGCGGCTGGAAGCCGCGGAACGCGGAGCGCACGGGGCGCTGCccgccggcagccggccccgcgGGACGGGCATGGGCAGCGTCCAGCTGCAGGACTTCGTGGCGGGCTTGGTGGGCG GAATTGCCAGTGTGCTTGCGGGCCATCCCCTGGACACGGTCAAG ACTCGTTTGCAAGCTGGACAAGGATATGGAAATACACTCAAGTGTGTTCTGACTGTGTACAGAAATGAGTCT CTGACCGGCTTCTTCAAGGGCATGTCCTTCCCACTGGCCAGCATTGGCATCTACAGCTCGGTGGTGTTCGGAGTCTTCAGCAACACGCAGCGGCTCCTCAGCCAGCTCCGCCACGGGGACCCGGCCGCCGCGCCCTCGCTCACCGACATGACTCTGGCCAGCCTCGTGGCTGGGGTCATCTCTGTGGGCATTGGCACGCCCGTGGAACTGGTCAAGATAAGGCTACAGATGCAAACACAGCCCTACACCAAAG caaaCGTTAAACTAAATTCTACAGTTCCTGGATCTCCTGTGTACCGAGGCCCAATTCACTGCTTAAGGACAATCCTACAGAAAGAGGGGATACCAGGAATATACCGAGGCAACGTAGCAATGCTCCTGAGGGATGTTCCCGGGTACTGCGCCTATTTCATCCCGTACGCAATGTTCTGTGACTGGATAACTCCTCATGGAAGCATTTCTCCTCATCCCTTCTCCATCTGGGTGGCCGGGGGTGTAGCAG gAGCCGTTTCCTGGGCAGTATGTACTCCAGTGGATGTTGTGAAAAGTCGAATTCAGGCAGATGGAGTTTATTCAAACCAGTACAAAGGGACCCTTGACTGCATCTTGCAGAGCTACCAGAACGAGGGCTTAAAA CAAGATAGAGTTGAATGTCAGCGTTCTTATATCAGAATTGCTTTCGTTTCAAATGTGAAGAAGGGCTGCGTGCCAAACAACTTATCTCCCTTTTCTGACTTTGTCTGTTAG
- the SLC25A48 gene encoding solute carrier family 25 member 48 isoform X4: protein MSQRLEAAERGAHGALPAGSRPRGTGMGSVQLQDFVAGLVGGIASVLAGHPLDTVKTRLQAGQGYGNTLKCVLTVYRNESLTGFFKGMSFPLASIGIYSSVVFGVFSNTQRLLSQLRHGDPAAAPSLTDMTLASLVAGVISVGIGTPVELVKIRLQMQTQPYTKANVKLNSTVPGSPVYRGPIHCLRTILQKEGIPGIYRGNVAMLLRDVPGYCAYFIPYAMFCDWITPHGSISPHPFSIWVAGGVAGAVSWAVCTPVDVVKSRIQADGVYSNQYKGTLDCILQSYQNEGLKCCQEDQRVSCLPEPDQQCGVGEGSAALTEDPPPAPTATAVDTWSMEHSENHTSSIKPKGYFIIKSFTVD, encoded by the exons ATGTCACAGCGGCTGGAAGCCGCGGAACGCGGAGCGCACGGGGCGCTGCccgccggcagccggccccgcgGGACGGGCATGGGCAGCGTCCAGCTGCAGGACTTCGTGGCGGGCTTGGTGGGCG GAATTGCCAGTGTGCTTGCGGGCCATCCCCTGGACACGGTCAAG ACTCGTTTGCAAGCTGGACAAGGATATGGAAATACACTCAAGTGTGTTCTGACTGTGTACAGAAATGAGTCT CTGACCGGCTTCTTCAAGGGCATGTCCTTCCCACTGGCCAGCATTGGCATCTACAGCTCGGTGGTGTTCGGAGTCTTCAGCAACACGCAGCGGCTCCTCAGCCAGCTCCGCCACGGGGACCCGGCCGCCGCGCCCTCGCTCACCGACATGACTCTGGCCAGCCTCGTGGCTGGGGTCATCTCTGTGGGCATTGGCACGCCCGTGGAACTGGTCAAGATAAGGCTACAGATGCAAACACAGCCCTACACCAAAG caaaCGTTAAACTAAATTCTACAGTTCCTGGATCTCCTGTGTACCGAGGCCCAATTCACTGCTTAAGGACAATCCTACAGAAAGAGGGGATACCAGGAATATACCGAGGCAACGTAGCAATGCTCCTGAGGGATGTTCCCGGGTACTGCGCCTATTTCATCCCGTACGCAATGTTCTGTGACTGGATAACTCCTCATGGAAGCATTTCTCCTCATCCCTTCTCCATCTGGGTGGCCGGGGGTGTAGCAG gAGCCGTTTCCTGGGCAGTATGTACTCCAGTGGATGTTGTGAAAAGTCGAATTCAGGCAGATGGAGTTTATTCAAACCAGTACAAAGGGACCCTTGACTGCATCTTGCAGAGCTACCAGAACGAGGGCTTAAAA TGTTGCCAAGAAGACCAGAGAGTCTCCTGCCTTCCTGAGCCAGATCAGCAGTGTGGTGTTGGTGagggctcagctgctctgacCGAAGACCCCCCTCCTGCACCTACAGCAACTGCTGTGGACACGTGGTCCATGGAGCACTCCGAAAATCACACCAGCTCAATCAAACCCAAAGGCTATTTCATTATCAAATCTTTCACTGTTGACTAA
- the SLC25A48 gene encoding solute carrier family 25 member 48 isoform X1: protein MSQRLEAAERGAHGALPAGSRPRGTGMGSVQLQDFVAGLVGGIASVLAGHPLDTVKTRLQAGQGYGNTLKCVLTVYRNESLTGFFKGMSFPLASIGIYSSVVFGVFSNTQRLLSQLRHGDPAAAPSLTDMTLASLVAGVISVGIGTPVELVKIRLQMQTQPYTKANVKLNSTVPGSPVYRGPIHCLRTILQKEGIPGIYRGNVAMLLRDVPGYCAYFIPYAMFCDWITPHGSISPHPFSIWVAGGVAGAVSWAVCTPVDVVKSRIQADGVYSNQYKGTLDCILQSYQNEGLKVFFRGLLVNTIRGFPSSAAMFLGYELSLKAMKRCQTETNP, encoded by the exons ATGTCACAGCGGCTGGAAGCCGCGGAACGCGGAGCGCACGGGGCGCTGCccgccggcagccggccccgcgGGACGGGCATGGGCAGCGTCCAGCTGCAGGACTTCGTGGCGGGCTTGGTGGGCG GAATTGCCAGTGTGCTTGCGGGCCATCCCCTGGACACGGTCAAG ACTCGTTTGCAAGCTGGACAAGGATATGGAAATACACTCAAGTGTGTTCTGACTGTGTACAGAAATGAGTCT CTGACCGGCTTCTTCAAGGGCATGTCCTTCCCACTGGCCAGCATTGGCATCTACAGCTCGGTGGTGTTCGGAGTCTTCAGCAACACGCAGCGGCTCCTCAGCCAGCTCCGCCACGGGGACCCGGCCGCCGCGCCCTCGCTCACCGACATGACTCTGGCCAGCCTCGTGGCTGGGGTCATCTCTGTGGGCATTGGCACGCCCGTGGAACTGGTCAAGATAAGGCTACAGATGCAAACACAGCCCTACACCAAAG caaaCGTTAAACTAAATTCTACAGTTCCTGGATCTCCTGTGTACCGAGGCCCAATTCACTGCTTAAGGACAATCCTACAGAAAGAGGGGATACCAGGAATATACCGAGGCAACGTAGCAATGCTCCTGAGGGATGTTCCCGGGTACTGCGCCTATTTCATCCCGTACGCAATGTTCTGTGACTGGATAACTCCTCATGGAAGCATTTCTCCTCATCCCTTCTCCATCTGGGTGGCCGGGGGTGTAGCAG gAGCCGTTTCCTGGGCAGTATGTACTCCAGTGGATGTTGTGAAAAGTCGAATTCAGGCAGATGGAGTTTATTCAAACCAGTACAAAGGGACCCTTGACTGCATCTTGCAGAGCTACCAGAACGAGGGCTTAAAA GTCTTTTTTAGGGGCCTCCTGGTCAATACAATAAGAGGATTCCCATCGAGTGCAGCCATGTTTCTTGGCTATGAACTGTCTCTCAAAGCAATGAAAAGATGCCAAACTGAGACCAATCCCTAA
- the SLC25A48 gene encoding solute carrier family 25 member 48 isoform X3 has product MSFPLASIGIYSSVVFGVFSNTQRLLSQLRHGDPAAAPSLTDMTLASLVAGVISVGIGTPVELVKIRLQMQTQPYTKANVKLNSTVPGSPVYRGPIHCLRTILQKEGIPGIYRGNVAMLLRDVPGYCAYFIPYAMFCDWITPHGSISPHPFSIWVAGGVAGAVSWAVCTPVDVVKSRIQADGVYSNQYKGTLDCILQSYQNEGLKVFFRGLLVNTIRGFPSSAAMFLGYELSLKAMKRCQTETNP; this is encoded by the exons ATGTCCTTCCCACTGGCCAGCATTGGCATCTACAGCTCGGTGGTGTTCGGAGTCTTCAGCAACACGCAGCGGCTCCTCAGCCAGCTCCGCCACGGGGACCCGGCCGCCGCGCCCTCGCTCACCGACATGACTCTGGCCAGCCTCGTGGCTGGGGTCATCTCTGTGGGCATTGGCACGCCCGTGGAACTGGTCAAGATAAGGCTACAGATGCAAACACAGCCCTACACCAAAG caaaCGTTAAACTAAATTCTACAGTTCCTGGATCTCCTGTGTACCGAGGCCCAATTCACTGCTTAAGGACAATCCTACAGAAAGAGGGGATACCAGGAATATACCGAGGCAACGTAGCAATGCTCCTGAGGGATGTTCCCGGGTACTGCGCCTATTTCATCCCGTACGCAATGTTCTGTGACTGGATAACTCCTCATGGAAGCATTTCTCCTCATCCCTTCTCCATCTGGGTGGCCGGGGGTGTAGCAG gAGCCGTTTCCTGGGCAGTATGTACTCCAGTGGATGTTGTGAAAAGTCGAATTCAGGCAGATGGAGTTTATTCAAACCAGTACAAAGGGACCCTTGACTGCATCTTGCAGAGCTACCAGAACGAGGGCTTAAAA GTCTTTTTTAGGGGCCTCCTGGTCAATACAATAAGAGGATTCCCATCGAGTGCAGCCATGTTTCTTGGCTATGAACTGTCTCTCAAAGCAATGAAAAGATGCCAAACTGAGACCAATCCCTAA